One part of the Haliotis asinina isolate JCU_RB_2024 chromosome 2, JCU_Hal_asi_v2, whole genome shotgun sequence genome encodes these proteins:
- the LOC137273745 gene encoding rhomboid-related protein 2-like, which produces MGWGIKCRYEDDRDAIDEIDIGITESGGSYYVPDENMHPCKRCMLQPCITFIGFGVKKSDYLVKCNCWPPALFIPIISMIQLIICVVYAAELANTNTPVTFASGYPHYSPLIYLPAKRYEAWRFITYMFIHNGWWHILNNLIFQLGIGLSLEMVHKWWRVMIVYLCGVIAGCLLHSVIEHDLALVGASAGAFTLVGAHLAVVITNWKEMRMRCDCECLDKELKVPTGPFRLTVILPLVFYEVGRAIYQHVVDKDSWRIAVGAHLGGIATGILLGVPILKNMQRHPWETRLGIVTSVVFGLAVLFGILFNIFYKGYPETDWD; this is translated from the exons ATGGGTTGGGGAATCAAATGCAGATATGAAGATGATCGGGATGCCATCGACGAAATTGACATCGGTATCACCGAATCGGGAGGATCATATTAT GTCCCGGATGAGAACATGCACCCGTGCAAGAGATGCATGTTGCAGCCGTGTATCACGTTTATAGGGTTTGGGGTGAAGAAGAGCGACTACCTGGTTAAGTGCAACTGCTGGCCCCCGGCTTTGTTCATACCAATAATCAGCATGATCCAG TTGATAATATGCGTGGTATATGCCGCTGAACTTGCCAACACCAACACTCCCGTGACCTTTGCGAGCGGGTACCCCCACTACAGTCCTCTCATCTACCTGCCGGCCAAACGCTACGAGGCGTGGAGATTCATTACGTACATGTTTATCCACAATGG GTGGTGGCACATTTTGAATAACCTGATATTCCAGCTGGGGATTGGACTGTCCCTGGAGATGGTGCACAAGTGGTGGCGTGTCATGATTGTGTATCTGTGCGGCGTCATAGCGG GCTGCCTGCTTCATTCTGTGATTGAGCACGACCTGGCCCTGGTAGGAGCGAGTGCTGGAGCCTTTACACTTGTAGGGGCACATCTAGCTGTCGTTATCACG aaCTGGAAAGAGATGCGAATGAGATGTGATTGTGAGTGCCTCGACAAAGAACTCAAAGTGCCCACTGGTCCATTTCGCCTGACCGTCATCCTGCCGCTAG TGTTCTATGAAGTAGGCCGTGCCATCTATCAGCATGTTGTGGATAAGGATTCTTGGAGGATCGCCGTTGGTGCTCATCTGGGAGGTATTGCGACAG GTATATTACTTGGGGTGCCCATCTTGAAGAATATGCAACGGCACCCATGGGAAACAAGGCTTGGAATCGTCACCTCTGTAGTGTTCGGACTAGCGGTCCTGTTTGGAATACTGTTTAACATTTTCTACAAAGGTTACCCCGAAACCGACTGGGATTAA
- the LOC137273747 gene encoding uncharacterized protein, whose product MVTLKVSVLATCWDAIYLGAEMDPEVPQRQDDCQEDIPWTEVDQGLLWWQDNDHKAARLPGRNVDAIVLGAEMDPEVPQRQDDCQEDIPWIDVNQVSSEG is encoded by the exons atggtcactttgaaagtcagtgtgctggccacctgctg ggatgccatctacctgggggcggaaatggaccccgaagtcccccagaggcaggacgactgccaagaagatattccgtggacagaagtggatcaaggtctcctCTGgtggcaggacaacgaccacaaagccgccagactaccaggaag gaacgtggatgccatcgtcctgggggcggaaatggaccctgaagtcccccagaggcaggacgactgccaagaagatattccatggatagacgtgaaCCAAgtttcttcggaagggtga
- the LOC137273746 gene encoding uncharacterized protein yields the protein MVTLKVSVLATCWDAIYLGAEMDPEVPQRQDDCQEDIPWTEVDQGLLWWQDNDHKAARLPGRNVDAIVLGAEMDPEVPQRQDDCQEDIPWIDVNQVSSEG from the exons atggtcactttgaaagtcagtgtactggccacctgctg ggatgccatctacctgggggcggaaatggaccctgaagtcccccagaggcaggacgactgccaagaagatattccgtggacagaagtggatcaaggtctcctCTGgtggcaggacaacgaccacaaagccgccagactaccaggaag gaacgtggatgccatcgtcctgggggcggaaatggaccctgaagtcccccagaggcaggacgactgccaagaagatattccatggatagacgtgaaCCAAgtttcttcggaagggtga